The following coding sequences lie in one Bacteroidota bacterium genomic window:
- a CDS encoding YicC family protein, translating into MIRSMTGFGRTETSWGQRKVTLEIKALNSKQLDLVLRLPNEFRTAEFELRNMVAERLQRGKIDLTVNIESAAANGQMIQLEAAREAYRQLEQLSFELAKPLPQDVFSLLVRFPGFFATTEPEAADAFLPQLREALSEALDALDNFRQREGAVLKTDLLAHLEQIVQLLSQTEPFESRRIEQVRQRLAKNLAEFASQQKFDQNRFEQELIYYLEKLDITEEKVRLRQHCSYFAETIDEDFAGKKLAFIAQEMGREINTMGSKANDASIQRLVVQMKDELEKIKEQLFNVL; encoded by the coding sequence ATGATACGTTCGATGACGGGTTTCGGCAGGACCGAAACCAGCTGGGGCCAACGCAAGGTGACCCTCGAAATCAAAGCCTTGAACAGCAAACAACTCGATTTGGTATTGCGCCTTCCGAATGAGTTCCGCACGGCTGAGTTTGAGCTTAGAAACATGGTGGCCGAGCGCCTGCAAAGGGGTAAGATTGACCTTACGGTGAACATTGAGAGCGCCGCAGCCAATGGTCAGATGATTCAGCTTGAGGCTGCACGCGAGGCATACCGGCAGCTCGAGCAGCTGTCGTTCGAGCTGGCAAAACCTCTGCCCCAGGATGTGTTTTCGCTGCTGGTGCGTTTCCCCGGTTTTTTTGCTACTACCGAACCCGAAGCTGCCGATGCGTTCCTGCCCCAACTGCGCGAAGCGCTTAGCGAAGCCCTCGACGCCCTCGACAACTTCCGCCAACGCGAAGGCGCTGTGCTCAAAACCGACCTGCTCGCCCATCTTGAACAAATTGTGCAACTCCTGTCACAAACCGAACCTTTCGAAAGTCGCCGCATTGAACAGGTCAGGCAACGCCTGGCAAAAAATCTGGCAGAATTTGCTTCGCAGCAAAAATTCGATCAAAACCGTTTCGAACAGGAACTTATCTACTACCTCGAGAAGCTCGACATCACCGAGGAAAAAGTGCGCCTCCGGCAGCATTGTTCCTATTTTGCCGAGACCATAGATGAGGATTTCGCCGGAAAAAAACTGGCTTTCATAGCCCAGGAAATGGGACGCGAAATCAATACCATGGGTTCCAAAGCCAACGATGCTTCCATCCAGCGGCTGGTAGTTCAGATGAAAGACGAACTGGAGAAAATCAAGGAGCAATTATTTAACGTATTGTAA
- a CDS encoding DUF262 domain-containing protein, with protein sequence MQAKETKLQDIIEGTKQYVIPLFQRTYSWTSKEWEVLWKDLVELCEMENPRTHFIGSIVNMPTVSVPEGVAKYLLIDGQQRLTTIFILLTLLRNKARENQNGRFADEINNTLLVNQYKDGIDHYKLMPTQVDRITYQNLINGIPNEEENQLTRAYTYFEKKLKQVELEPEKLKKVITSYISVVSIVLDADDNPYLVFESLNAKGRPLTQADLIRNYFFMRIHIDRQEEVYKNYWLPMQTALNEDLTEFIRHYLMKDGNIIKQGDVYYALKDSVSTKNAIDYLTELKKYSVYYQRLKYPEFEKEPELEKMFRRLNRIEVTTAYPLLLNFYSNYADGKIDKNGFITILKTLENYLIRRFVCNIATNQLNKIFPTVYPLIQSKYSENIIEGFKTILQGKGYPKDNEFFLRFRETKFYGGGDRVVKTKLILETIESSFNHKEAVPFENLTVEHVMPQTLSEWWQEHLGKDWDETHELYLHTIGNLTLTAYNTELSNDDFHTKKRTLNESHLDLNKYFADIPQWTRAEIEARAETLAKKALEIWSYFGQENSTPTDIQEVTGTTPVGLKILGQHFEVKSWRDVLEKTLNVIADIEPEKFEVIAHNFPRYVGKDKNKFRAIRQLENDYFIEVNLSAQSIQKLCYQAMETIELTSDEWEVIIQ encoded by the coding sequence ATGCAAGCAAAAGAGACTAAACTGCAAGACATAATTGAAGGAACAAAACAATATGTAATTCCCCTTTTTCAACGGACATACAGTTGGACAAGCAAGGAGTGGGAAGTCTTATGGAAAGACCTTGTTGAACTCTGTGAAATGGAAAACCCAAGAACACATTTCATCGGTTCAATCGTAAATATGCCGACAGTTTCTGTTCCTGAAGGAGTGGCAAAGTATTTACTAATTGACGGACAGCAGCGATTAACAACAATATTTATTCTGCTTACATTATTAAGAAACAAAGCAAGAGAAAATCAAAATGGCCGTTTTGCTGACGAGATTAACAATACTCTTCTTGTTAATCAATACAAAGACGGAATAGACCATTACAAGCTAATGCCCACTCAGGTTGACAGAATAACTTATCAGAACTTAATTAATGGCATTCCAAACGAAGAAGAAAATCAATTGACAAGAGCATATACATACTTTGAAAAAAAGCTAAAGCAAGTTGAATTAGAACCTGAGAAACTAAAAAAAGTAATTACAAGCTATATTTCAGTCGTAAGTATCGTTCTTGATGCAGACGACAACCCGTATTTAGTTTTTGAAAGTCTTAATGCAAAAGGACGACCACTTACTCAGGCCGACTTAATTAGAAACTACTTCTTTATGCGAATTCACATTGATAGGCAAGAAGAAGTATATAAAAACTATTGGCTTCCAATGCAGACCGCATTAAACGAAGACCTAACAGAATTTATCAGGCACTACTTGATGAAAGATGGAAACATCATTAAACAAGGAGATGTTTACTATGCTCTGAAAGACAGTGTTTCAACCAAAAATGCAATTGACTACCTAACCGAACTTAAAAAATATTCTGTTTATTATCAAAGACTAAAATACCCTGAATTTGAAAAGGAACCTGAACTTGAAAAAATGTTCAGACGACTGAACAGAATAGAAGTAACAACCGCTTACCCCCTGTTACTCAATTTTTACAGTAACTACGCAGACGGTAAGATTGATAAAAATGGTTTTATAACAATCCTAAAAACCTTAGAAAATTATCTGATAAGAAGATTCGTGTGCAATATCGCAACAAATCAACTAAACAAAATATTCCCGACTGTTTACCCACTTATTCAATCTAAGTATTCAGAAAACATAATTGAAGGTTTCAAAACAATTCTTCAAGGAAAGGGCTATCCAAAAGACAACGAATTTTTCTTACGCTTCCGTGAAACCAAGTTCTATGGTGGTGGAGACAGAGTCGTAAAAACAAAGCTGATACTTGAAACTATTGAAAGCAGTTTCAATCACAAAGAAGCAGTTCCATTTGAAAACTTAACAGTTGAACACGTTATGCCACAGACACTTTCTGAGTGGTGGCAAGAGCATTTAGGCAAAGATTGGGATGAAACACACGAACTATACTTACATACAATTGGGAATTTAACACTGACAGCATACAACACAGAACTATCAAATGATGATTTTCACACAAAAAAGAGAACACTAAATGAAAGCCATCTTGACTTAAATAAATATTTTGCTGACATTCCTCAATGGACAAGAGCCGAAATTGAAGCAAGAGCTGAAACCCTTGCTAAGAAGGCTTTGGAGATTTGGAGTTACTTCGGTCAAGAAAATTCAACACCAACTGACATTCAGGAAGTGACAGGAACAACTCCAGTGGGTTTAAAGATTTTAGGACAGCATTTTGAAGTTAAATCTTGGAGAGATGTATTGGAGAAAACTCTGAATGTTATTGCAGACATAGAACCTGAAAAATTTGAAGTCATTGCACATAATTTTCCAAGGTATGTAGGTAAGGACAAAAACAAGTTCAGAGCAATTAGACAACTTGAAAATGATTATTTCATAGAAGTAAATCTCTCAGCACAAAGTATTCAAAAACTTTGCTATCAGGCTATGGAGACTATCGAACTGACATCAGACGAATGGGAAGTAATTATTCAATAA
- a CDS encoding zinc-binding dehydrogenase: MMFPLTYRVVEQPQRQTNLLKTLLSLRLSQRTLHRVPEGFVLVNMAMAPFNPSDIAFLQGSYNVSKPLPAVPGFEGSGRVVAVAGDVDQSWLGQRVACFAGNETDGTWAAYVLARPEQLLVVDEQLSDAQAAIFLVNPFTARAMFDMALEQKCGAIALNAAGSSVAAWMRIFASRQGIETINIVRKAETRAQLQAQGVAHVLLSNEEDFDRQFGELAHRLDCRMAFDAVAGPLGGHMLNCMPDGSRLVVYGGLSNQPLADIDVLGLIFKKKHVRGFDLNHWWAITPSVEKQKLASEIAQLMLQQAPVPISATFGLDDVVQGIRYYLSHMSDGKVLLRMQ, translated from the coding sequence ATGATGTTTCCGTTGACCTACCGGGTGGTCGAGCAGCCCCAGAGGCAGACGAACCTGCTGAAAACATTGCTGTCGCTGCGATTGTCGCAACGCACCCTGCATCGTGTGCCCGAGGGTTTTGTGCTGGTAAACATGGCCATGGCGCCGTTTAATCCGAGCGATATTGCTTTTTTGCAGGGCAGCTACAACGTGTCGAAGCCTTTGCCTGCGGTACCGGGTTTCGAAGGAAGCGGCAGGGTGGTGGCGGTTGCCGGCGATGTGGACCAAAGCTGGCTCGGACAACGTGTAGCCTGTTTTGCGGGCAACGAAACCGATGGCACCTGGGCAGCGTATGTGTTGGCGCGGCCGGAACAGCTTCTTGTTGTAGATGAGCAACTTAGTGATGCGCAGGCGGCAATTTTCCTGGTCAATCCTTTCACAGCCCGGGCCATGTTTGATATGGCGCTGGAACAAAAGTGCGGAGCCATTGCCCTCAATGCCGCAGGAAGCAGTGTGGCTGCCTGGATGCGGATTTTCGCCTCCCGCCAGGGAATTGAAACAATCAACATCGTCAGGAAAGCAGAGACCCGGGCGCAGCTCCAGGCCCAGGGTGTCGCACATGTTTTGCTTTCAAACGAGGAGGATTTCGACCGGCAATTCGGCGAATTGGCCCATCGGCTCGATTGCCGCATGGCATTCGATGCGGTGGCCGGCCCTTTGGGTGGCCATATGCTGAATTGCATGCCCGATGGCAGCCGGCTCGTGGTTTATGGCGGACTGTCGAACCAGCCCCTGGCGGATATTGATGTTTTGGGTCTGATTTTCAAGAAAAAGCATGTCCGGGGTTTCGACCTCAACCACTGGTGGGCTATCACCCCGTCGGTAGAAAAGCAAAAACTTGCCTCCGAAATCGCCCAACTCATGCTTCAACAAGCTCCGGTACCCATCAGTGCAACATTCGGACTGGATGATGTGGTGCAGGGGATCCGATACTATCTTAGCCATATGTCGGACGGTAAGGTGCTGCTGCGCATGCAATAA
- the gmk gene encoding guanylate kinase, translating to MDKQGKLIVVSAPSGSGKTTLVKHLLETLPGLAFSVSATSRAIRPGEVHGKDYYFLTPEQFRRKADAGEFLEWEEVYPGIFYGTLKSDVAMLTAQGLHVVFDVDVVGGLNIKNYFGERALALFIMAPSVEALAARLRARSTESEETLNQRIGKATREMEFAGRFDKIIVNDRLDDAKVEIVRIVNEFLAR from the coding sequence ATGGATAAGCAGGGAAAACTCATCGTAGTTTCTGCGCCCTCGGGTTCTGGTAAAACCACGCTGGTGAAACATCTGCTCGAAACGCTACCCGGACTTGCCTTCTCGGTTTCGGCCACCAGCCGCGCCATTCGGCCGGGTGAGGTGCATGGAAAGGATTATTACTTTCTCACACCTGAGCAGTTCAGGCGAAAAGCCGATGCCGGGGAGTTTCTCGAATGGGAAGAGGTGTACCCCGGTATATTTTATGGCACCCTGAAGTCGGATGTGGCAATGCTTACCGCGCAGGGGCTCCATGTGGTGTTCGATGTGGATGTGGTTGGCGGTCTCAATATCAAAAACTATTTCGGCGAACGCGCGCTTGCCTTGTTCATCATGGCGCCCTCTGTCGAGGCTCTGGCGGCAAGGCTCAGGGCAAGAAGCACCGAAAGCGAGGAAACCCTGAACCAACGCATCGGCAAGGCTACCCGGGAGATGGAATTTGCCGGCAGGTTTGACAAAATCATTGTCAACGACCGGCTCGATGATGCCAAAGTCGAAATTGTACGCATTGTAAACGAATTTCTTGCCAGATGA
- a CDS encoding tetratricopeptide repeat protein, whose amino-acid sequence MKKLLYLTTFLLLNAVFHPVKADEIKVIDSLNKLVARQSGSQKIRTLELLIEQYRSLSPAKSIQTGEDALKSADLVREPGAQVRLLRQMASSAQFAGDLELAEQYFRRAVLLVRSAGEHTMLGHLLVELGNHFHRRGMYGEAATQLQEALGLAGKLNNDTIAMKAYLDLGNTAYDAGDIHLALNNYRQSLALAEKLGDNPIKARNLLNMGMAQWQFDNNEMAISLLREASGIFRKLGDLQTLGMALNNLGLIYFSDLKAYDSAAFYFNASLRIREQMGSPAPIAHVLVNQANLHTARQEFDQALSLYQRALGIFERADMSAQVARVHYHLGETYAQMGRTPEATAQLEATLALSNKNNLPAYEDLSRKKLLDLYAAAGNWPAFMNQFAYFRNRHARLEEEFNSLSIRESQLYDSLRQLRAELEQLKSGKAELAGKYKLLESIMLSLATLAAAMLILFIASRFVLRLTKKADSAHIACLRFWNFGRQGLHLLQAAHNRLLNACLTGKHTSFTTIRSATTMP is encoded by the coding sequence ATGAAAAAGCTGCTGTATCTCACAACCTTTTTGCTATTGAACGCTGTGTTTCATCCTGTCAAAGCAGATGAAATAAAAGTGATCGACAGCCTGAACAAGCTGGTGGCCCGGCAAAGTGGCAGCCAGAAAATACGCACCCTGGAGTTGCTTATCGAACAATACCGCAGTCTTTCACCGGCCAAAAGCATCCAAACCGGAGAAGATGCCCTGAAATCGGCCGACCTTGTCCGGGAACCGGGTGCGCAGGTCCGCCTGTTGCGACAAATGGCCTCCTCGGCACAATTTGCCGGCGACCTCGAACTTGCTGAGCAATATTTTCGCCGCGCCGTACTTTTGGTGCGAAGTGCCGGCGAACACACCATGCTTGGGCATCTGCTCGTCGAACTGGGAAACCACTTCCATCGCCGCGGCATGTATGGCGAAGCCGCAACGCAGCTGCAGGAAGCTCTGGGCCTGGCCGGTAAGCTGAACAACGACACCATCGCCATGAAGGCCTATCTGGATCTGGGCAACACGGCTTATGATGCGGGCGACATTCATCTGGCACTGAACAACTACCGCCAAAGTCTTGCATTGGCCGAAAAGTTGGGCGACAACCCCATCAAGGCCCGAAACCTCCTGAATATGGGCATGGCACAATGGCAGTTCGACAACAACGAAATGGCCATCAGTCTGCTCCGCGAGGCCTCCGGCATTTTCCGAAAGCTTGGCGACCTGCAGACCCTGGGCATGGCCCTCAACAACCTTGGGTTGATCTACTTCAGCGACCTGAAAGCGTACGATTCGGCTGCATTCTATTTCAATGCTTCATTGCGCATCAGGGAGCAGATGGGATCACCGGCACCTATAGCACATGTACTTGTAAATCAAGCCAATTTGCACACTGCCCGTCAGGAATTCGATCAGGCACTCAGCCTTTACCAACGTGCACTGGGTATTTTCGAGCGTGCAGATATGAGCGCACAGGTGGCACGTGTGCATTACCATTTGGGTGAAACATATGCGCAAATGGGAAGGACACCAGAGGCTACGGCACAGCTTGAAGCCACGCTCGCACTTTCAAATAAAAATAATTTGCCGGCCTACGAAGACCTGTCGCGCAAAAAACTGCTCGATCTGTATGCTGCTGCCGGAAACTGGCCGGCGTTTATGAATCAGTTTGCCTATTTCAGGAACAGGCATGCCAGGCTCGAGGAGGAATTCAACAGCCTCTCCATACGCGAGAGTCAGCTTTACGACAGCCTCCGGCAACTCAGGGCCGAGCTGGAACAACTCAAGTCCGGGAAAGCGGAGCTTGCCGGAAAATATAAATTGCTGGAATCCATCATGTTGTCGCTAGCTACCCTGGCAGCAGCAATGCTTATCCTGTTTATTGCCAGCCGCTTTGTGCTGCGGCTGACAAAAAAAGCTGATTCAGCACACATCGCCTGCCTGCGTTTTTGGAATTTCGGGCGGCAAGGTTTACATTTGCTGCAAGCAGCACACAACAGGCTATTGAACGCATGCCTCACGGGGAAACATACCAGCTTTACGACGATCCGATCCGCTACTACAATGCCATGA
- a CDS encoding transglutaminase family protein: MNDNKELQALISLVDEPDDSLYARVRNRIFDYGMEAIPALEEAFGNFHDELVQQRIVSLVHEIQQQHLFNELHHWKRFGGQDLLTGYLIVSRHHYPDLDVEHITRQVGRLVQDVYNELNPQLTPLEKTRVLNHVLYDINRFSGNTSNIQSPENFYIKPLLETRKGNPISLGILYLLMARGMRIPIYGVDLPRHFVLAYLDERFDLPVSQAGEEQVLFYLNPFNKGAVFTRNEIELYIRQLKLDRERSYFVPCDNLAIMRRLIDGLAEAWRASGNQEKVNELQRLREALDE; the protein is encoded by the coding sequence ATGAACGACAACAAGGAACTTCAGGCCCTGATCAGTCTGGTCGACGAGCCGGACGACAGCTTGTATGCCCGGGTGCGGAACCGCATCTTCGATTACGGCATGGAGGCTATTCCTGCTTTGGAGGAGGCTTTTGGGAATTTTCACGACGAGCTCGTTCAGCAGCGCATTGTCAGCCTCGTTCATGAGATTCAGCAGCAGCACCTCTTCAACGAATTGCATCACTGGAAGCGTTTTGGCGGACAAGACCTGCTCACGGGCTACCTCATTGTGAGCCGCCACCATTATCCGGACCTCGACGTGGAACACATTACCCGGCAGGTCGGCCGGCTGGTGCAGGATGTGTACAACGAGCTCAATCCCCAGCTCACCCCCCTCGAAAAGACCCGTGTGCTGAATCACGTGCTTTACGACATCAACAGGTTCTCGGGTAATACCTCCAACATCCAGTCGCCCGAAAATTTCTACATCAAGCCCTTGCTCGAAACACGCAAAGGCAATCCCATTTCGCTGGGTATTCTTTACCTGCTGATGGCCCGTGGCATGCGCATCCCCATTTATGGGGTTGATCTGCCCAGGCATTTTGTGCTGGCCTACCTCGACGAGCGTTTCGATCTGCCTGTGTCGCAGGCAGGGGAGGAGCAGGTGCTCTTTTACCTTAATCCTTTTAATAAAGGTGCGGTATTCACACGCAACGAAATCGAACTTTATATCCGTCAGCTTAAGCTCGATCGCGAGCGTTCCTATTTTGTCCCCTGCGACAACCTGGCCATCATGCGCAGGCTGATTGACGGCCTAGCCGAAGCATGGCGGGCCTCCGGTAACCAGGAAAAGGTGAACGAGCTGCAGCGCCTGCGCGAAGCGCTGGATGAATGA
- a CDS encoding DUF3267 domain-containing protein, whose translation MKIRPEELEEKGYIKLDELGHKELVPFVQTYIKKTTKYSVFYYISNIIIFGVVGYLFVQNYNLPDYSFGERFAHFSYGLAIAFVLLPLHEYIHVLAYKSQGATKTSYDANLKKFYFMALADKFVANKKEFEVVALAPFVIITTILTIALFSVNANWTLTIASILLAHTAMCSGDFGLLSFFEFHKDKEPVTYDDVENKISYFYGRPNKRKTTV comes from the coding sequence ATGAAAATTAGACCGGAAGAATTAGAAGAAAAAGGTTATATAAAACTTGACGAACTGGGACATAAAGAATTAGTTCCATTTGTTCAGACTTATATAAAAAAAACAACCAAATACTCTGTGTTTTATTATATCAGCAACATAATTATTTTTGGAGTTGTGGGATATTTATTTGTTCAGAATTACAATTTGCCAGACTATAGTTTTGGAGAAAGGTTTGCTCATTTTTCTTATGGACTAGCTATTGCGTTCGTTTTATTACCATTACACGAATACATACATGTTCTTGCATACAAATCTCAGGGAGCGACAAAAACTTCATATGATGCTAACCTAAAAAAGTTTTACTTTATGGCATTAGCCGACAAATTTGTTGCAAATAAGAAAGAGTTTGAAGTTGTCGCACTTGCACCGTTTGTAATAATTACAACAATACTCACAATTGCACTTTTTAGCGTTAACGCAAATTGGACTTTGACAATTGCAAGTATCTTGCTTGCTCACACAGCAATGTGTTCGGGTGACTTTGGACTACTAAGTTTTTTTGAATTTCATAAGGACAAAGAACCTGTAACTTATGATGATGTAGAAAATAAAATTTCATACTTCTATGGACGACCAAACAAAAGAAAAACGACCGTATAA
- a CDS encoding nicotinate-nucleotide adenylyltransferase, translating into MQKDHKPTGLFFGSFNPVHHGHMMLASYILHWGPVEEVWFVVSPHNPLKEKKGLLHELDRYDMVEAAIGDFNRFRAVDIEFRMPQPSYTIDTLARLSEKYPARDFYLIVGTDALQSFARWKNYAQILEYYRIIAYPRKDFDGKPFVDHPSVTLVNAPQIEISSSFVRQALAEGRDMRFFMPEAAYKLAEKKAFYRW; encoded by the coding sequence ATGCAAAAAGATCATAAGCCTACTGGTTTGTTCTTCGGGTCGTTCAATCCGGTGCATCACGGCCACATGATGCTGGCCAGCTATATCCTGCATTGGGGGCCTGTGGAGGAGGTGTGGTTTGTGGTTTCGCCACACAATCCGCTCAAGGAAAAAAAGGGCTTGCTGCACGAACTCGACCGCTACGATATGGTGGAGGCAGCCATTGGCGATTTTAACCGGTTCCGCGCTGTGGACATCGAATTCCGTATGCCCCAGCCTTCCTATACCATCGATACCCTGGCCAGGCTGAGCGAGAAATACCCCGCACGCGACTTTTACCTGATTGTGGGCACCGATGCCCTGCAGTCGTTTGCCAGGTGGAAAAACTACGCGCAGATTCTGGAATATTACCGGATCATCGCTTATCCCCGCAAAGATTTCGATGGCAAGCCCTTTGTGGACCATCCGTCGGTAACCTTGGTCAATGCGCCTCAGATTGAAATCTCCTCAAGTTTTGTACGTCAGGCCCTTGCCGAGGGTCGCGATATGCGCTTTTTCATGCCTGAAGCTGCCTACAAACTGGCCGAAAAGAAAGCTTTTTACCGCTGGTAA
- a CDS encoding DUF389 domain-containing protein, with product MSVLNNISKLLNLLSLESELEDQDVVYKEIQKGIIFKGTNLWILIFAIIVASVGLNMNSTAVIIGAMLISPLMGPINGMGYSIATYDFELFKKSIKNFSFAILASLVASAAYFTLSPVSTAHSELLARTSPTIYDVLIALFGGLAGIVAISSKQKGNVIPGVAIATALMPPLCTAGYGLATWQFNFFFGALYLFTINTIFIAIASVWISQLLKFPIRTIVDEGQKKNINRIITLVITIVLLPSIFFGYKLVQQEEFLQNANLYVSNVSLFEGNYLLKHDIDAKARKITLVYGGTLLSDKQKDDIIEKSKDFKLAKANIKVLQGLAFSSLDETNVELIKLKEQVFELNATLSKKHSEIDSILSQQKFGLTILNEIKPIFPQINGCIYSESLKFHDTLDSPQITPVVIFSIESDIQEVDKKKIDNWLRVRLKSDNVRVYYE from the coding sequence ATGTCAGTATTAAACAATATTAGTAAGTTATTAAACTTATTAAGTTTAGAATCGGAACTGGAAGATCAGGATGTGGTTTATAAGGAAATCCAAAAAGGGATTATTTTCAAAGGTACAAACCTCTGGATTTTAATTTTCGCAATTATTGTTGCCTCTGTTGGGCTCAACATGAATTCAACGGCTGTAATAATTGGTGCAATGCTTATATCGCCCCTTATGGGACCCATAAATGGTATGGGATATAGTATTGCAACTTATGACTTTGAACTATTCAAGAAGTCTATAAAAAACTTTTCATTCGCAATATTGGCAAGTCTTGTTGCCTCTGCTGCTTACTTTACATTAAGCCCTGTTTCAACTGCACATTCTGAACTATTAGCCAGAACAAGTCCGACGATTTATGATGTTTTGATTGCTTTGTTTGGTGGTTTAGCCGGAATTGTTGCAATTAGCAGTAAACAAAAAGGAAATGTTATACCAGGAGTAGCTATTGCAACAGCTCTTATGCCTCCTTTGTGTACAGCAGGTTACGGACTGGCAACATGGCAATTCAATTTTTTCTTTGGAGCCTTATATTTGTTTACTATTAATACGATTTTTATTGCAATTGCCTCTGTTTGGATTTCTCAATTATTAAAGTTCCCAATCAGGACTATTGTTGACGAAGGCCAAAAGAAGAATATCAATAGAATAATCACATTGGTAATCACAATTGTTCTTTTACCAAGTATATTTTTTGGGTATAAACTTGTACAACAAGAAGAATTTTTACAGAATGCAAATTTATATGTTTCAAATGTTTCACTTTTTGAAGGGAACTACCTTTTAAAGCATGATATTGATGCTAAGGCACGTAAGATTACTTTAGTTTATGGTGGTACTCTTCTGTCAGACAAACAGAAAGATGACATCATTGAAAAATCAAAAGACTTTAAGCTTGCTAAGGCTAACATTAAAGTCTTGCAAGGATTAGCTTTCAGTAGTTTGGATGAGACAAATGTTGAATTAATCAAACTTAAAGAGCAGGTTTTTGAACTTAATGCCACATTGAGTAAAAAGCATTCAGAAATAGATAGCATATTAAGTCAACAAAAATTTGGATTGACAATATTGAATGAAATTAAACCGATATTTCCACAAATCAATGGATGTATATATTCTGAATCTTTAAAATTTCATGATACTCTTGATTCACCGCAGATAACACCTGTTGTGATCTTTTCAATCGAATCAGATATACAGGAAGTTGACAAAAAGAAAATAGATAATTGGCTGAGAGTGAGGTTGAAAAGCGATAATGTAAGAGTCTATTATGAGTAA
- a CDS encoding transposase, giving the protein MYQVCLDDLVPQDNFYRILHRELDLNFLYQSTKHFYSTEGQESIDPVVFFKICLVGYLNNINYDRKLMQYCANEIAFRPGIKTSTYGGHIPKPEKIPQVHH; this is encoded by the coding sequence ATGTATCAGGTATGCCTTGATGATCTTGTTCCTCAGGACAACTTTTACCGAATACTCCACCGCGAACTTGACCTCAATTTCCTGTATCAGTCCACCAAACACTTTTACAGTACCGAAGGTCAGGAAAGCATCGACCCCGTTGTCTTCTTCAAGATTTGCCTTGTGGGCTACCTAAACAACATCAACTATGACCGAAAGCTGATGCAATATTGCGCCAACGAGATTGCTTTCAGGCCTGGAATTAAAACAAGTACTTATGGCGGCCACATACCAAAACCTGAAAAAATACCTCAGGTTCATCACTAA
- a CDS encoding phosphoribosylaminoimidazolesuccinocarboxamide synthase: MKALTGTAFQFSGQTNFYKGKVRDVYTIADRLLVMIVTDRISAFDVVLPKGIPYKGQVLNQLANHFLDATADLVPNWKLSSPDPNVTIGRRCTTFPVEMVIRACLTGSAWRNYRNGARNLCGNHLPDGMREHQLFDQPIITPTTKASEGHDMDIAPDEIIRLGLMSGKQYETVAEYTRMLFERGSRMAAERGLLLVDTKYEFGCDEDGNILLIDEIHTPDSSRYFYADSYLTNFEAGLPQRQLSKEFVREWLMENGFMGQAGQQIPEMTDDFIQSVTDRYIELYEKLTGGVFHKTSYENAADRIRSAVEAAITSHGN, encoded by the coding sequence ATGAAAGCCCTCACAGGCACTGCATTTCAGTTTAGCGGCCAGACCAACTTCTATAAAGGCAAGGTGCGCGATGTGTACACCATTGCCGACCGCCTGCTGGTGATGATCGTCACCGACCGCATCTCGGCCTTCGACGTGGTTCTGCCCAAAGGCATCCCTTATAAAGGCCAGGTGCTCAACCAGCTGGCCAATCATTTTCTGGATGCTACAGCCGACCTGGTTCCCAACTGGAAGCTCAGCTCGCCCGACCCCAATGTAACCATCGGCAGGAGATGCACCACCTTTCCGGTGGAGATGGTCATCAGGGCCTGTCTGACCGGCAGCGCCTGGCGGAATTATCGCAACGGCGCCCGAAATCTTTGTGGCAATCACCTGCCCGACGGCATGCGCGAACACCAGTTGTTCGACCAGCCCATCATCACCCCCACCACCAAAGCCAGCGAAGGCCACGACATGGACATTGCCCCCGATGAGATTATCCGCCTTGGACTAATGAGCGGTAAACAATACGAAACAGTGGCCGAATACACCCGGATGCTGTTTGAAAGAGGCAGCCGGATGGCCGCCGAACGCGGACTCCTGCTCGTGGACACCAAATATGAATTCGGCTGCGACGAAGATGGAAACATCCTGCTCATCGACGAGATACACACCCCCGACTCATCGCGCTACTTTTATGCCGACAGCTACCTGACCAACTTTGAAGCAGGCCTGCCGCAACGACAGCTTTCCAAGGAATTTGTGCGTGAATGGCTGATGGAAAACGGATTTATGGGACAAGCCGGCCAGCAGATACCCGAAATGACCGACGATTTTATTCAGTCGGTAACCGACAGGTATATTGAACTTTACGAAAAACTGACCGGAGGCGTATTCCATAAAACCTCCTATGAAAATGCTGCAGACCGCATCCGCTCTGCGGTAGAGGCCGCAATTACGTCACACGGAAACTGA